In Paenibacillus durus, the DNA window TCCCCGGCAAGAAACCGCTCGCGGTGATGCAGACAGCGGGCAAACCGGTCGGCGAAAAAGGCCGTGTCCATCTCCGCAAGCGGACTGTGCGACACGACTCTGATTCGGATCTGCGAAGCCGGATTGTAATATCCGGTCGCCAAGTATTTTCTTTGATGGCTGAGTACCTCCACCAGCCCTCCCTGGGCGGGGTTTCCTTCCACCGTCTCCACTTCGTTTCCGTATACCCACGGATGCCCTGCTTCCAGCCTTTTTTTGCGGCTGCGCTGTAAAATGACCGATGCCACTAGCCTCAACTCCCTGTTGTAATTAAATATAGGTCCCATGCGCATGCATGTCCCGGTCGCCGCATTCATATATTGGTGTACAACCCTGCTAAAAAAGGAGAACCGCTGCTATGATGCGCGATGTGCTGTTCCCCGTATTATACGGCATTATTATCTTTCTTGCCGGAATGAAGCTGATGGAGACCGCGCTGTCCAAGCTGGCCGGTCCGCTACTGACCGGCGTCCTCAACAAAGCGACGGCCACGCCGCTCATGGGCATGGTCTCCAGCAGCCTGCTCACCGCCATACTCCAAAGCAGCACCGCCGTAACGGTGCTGTCGATCGGGATGGTCAACGCCGGGCTGCTGACCTATGCCCGTACGCTCGGCATTATTCTCGGCAGCAACATCGGCACCTGCCTCACGACCGAACTAATCGGCCTGCAGATCGGCAGGTTCGCCGCTCCGCTGCTGGCAGCCTCGCTCGCTTTATGGGCCGCGGCCGTCACGCTCGGCGAGCTCCAACCGTACCGCTTGCGTCTCGCGGAAGCCGGACGCAGAATCGCCCAGCCGCTTCAGTTCGCGAGCTTGGCGATCGCCGGATTCGCCCTCGTGCTGTGGGGCATCTCCGTCATGCAGTCCATCGGCCCTGCGCTGCATAAAAGCGGCCTCTTCGGCTGGTTCCTGAACCGGGCGGCGGAGAACGCCCTGTGGGGCTTTGCCGCCGGAGCCTGCCTGACAGCGCTGGTGCACAGCAGCAGCGCCGTCATTGGCATGGCGATGGGCGTCGCCGCTTCCGGAGCGCTGCCGCCCGAGCTCGGCATCGCTATTGTGCTTGGCGCCAATGTCGGCACCTGCGTCACCGCAGTCATCGCCTCCATCGGCGGCAGCCCGTCCGGCGTCTTCGTCGCCTGGTCGCATGTTGCGCTCAATGTCGGCGGCGCTATTCTGTTCCTGCCCCTGACCGGTCTGATCCAGGAGACAGCCGCCTGGATCGGCGGGGGACCTGCCTCGCAGATCGCCCACGCGCAGACGCTGTTTAACGTCGCCTGCTCGCTGCTGGCGCTGCCTTTCTGTTACCTGCCCGTCTGGTCAAGGCTGGAAAGGCGGCTGCAGTAAGCAGGCCGCCTTCCATTCATACTGTTTATTCTATTTTACCGTCACCGTTACCGATACAGTCTTGCCTCCGAATTTACCTTTGAGGAACGCTGTTCCTTTGGAATTAGCAGCAATGCCGCCGCTCTGGGAAATCGACGCCACGGACGGCTTGGAGCTTGTCCACACGACGCTGCCCGTTACGTTCGCCGTCTTCCCGGTATCATATTCGGCTGTAACGGATACCGTAGCCGTACTTCCCGGAGACAGCTTAATCTGGCTCTCACTCACTTTAAGCTTGGTCAATTTCGGGACTACGGATACTTTGACCGTAACCGAAATTCCCTGGTAAGAGCCTGACAAAACAGCCGATCCTTCCGTCAACGCCTTGACGCTGGTTCCCTTGACGGAAGCCACGTTCGTATCAGATGAAGTCCAGTTCATGCCCGAGGACAGATTCACAGTCTTGCCTGCCGCCGTATATCCAGTGGCTTTTATGGATTTGGTATTCTTAATGTTCATTTCCAGAACGGCGGGGTCCACCGTAATTTTAACGATTTTCTGCTCAATCTTGACCGGTATGGAAATGCTCTTGTTAGAGTAAGTGCCTTTCAGCGTCGCAGAGCCTTTAACAAGTCCCTTGATGACCTTGCCGGAGCTTGTCTGCTTGATGACGGCATTGCTGCCCGAAAGCGTCCAAGCGATCTCGTCCGTAACATCCTTCTCGTCGCCGTTCTCCATAACGGCATTTACTTCGGGCAGCTGTGCTTCTTCGCCGGTTACAAGCCCGAGATTATCCTCGGGACCGATCAGCACAAGCACCTTGTCCTTTACCGTCAGCACGACATCCACGCTTTTACTGCGAATGTCCGCTTTGGAGGACACCGTTTGAGCCTCTTTCCATTTCCCCGTAAGATGGACCGTTCCTGCGGAAACCGCCGAGATTTTACCGTCCTTGATCATGGCGATATCCTCGTTCGCTGAAGTCCATTCTATTTCCTGGCTGATATCCACCGTGGATTCGTCCAGTTTGGTTCCGCTGACCTTCGGAAGTCCAGCGGTATCCCCGGTATAGAGCTCAAGCTTCGTACTGTCCGCCTTCATAGCGCTCAGTGTCGGATAAACTGTAAGTTTGAAGCTTTTGGAGCTTCCCTTGTATTCCGCCTTAACCGGCGAAGTTCCGGCTGCCTTGGCGGTAATGACGGTCTCGGCGCCCGTACTAAGCGCCGCAGTAAGCTTGTTGTCCAGGCTGAAATTCGCATCGCTTGTCACATCGATGGTTGAATTCGCGGCATTGCGCACCTCGGCCTTCATCTTCAATGTTTCGCCGATAAACAGCGTCTGATCGCCGGACGGCGTAAGCAGCAGCGCCTCATAAGGAGCGCGCACATAAACGTCGACCGACTGTGAAACTCCCAGATAATTCGCCTTAATCGTCGCTTTCCCGATGCCAATGGCCTTCATAGCGCCATTCTCCACCGTCACGGCGGATGTGTTGGAGGAAGTCCAGTTCGCATCTGCGGTCACATTCTTCACATCGCTCTGCTCGGACGCCTTGGTATAGGCGCTTAAGGACACGGCATCGTCTCCAATCAGCATTTCCAGTTCGTCCACGGCTGCCCCGCCGCTTCTAATCTCCAGCCCGGAATATGGCAGCACCACGGTCGCCTTGAAGGAAGCGGTAAGCCCTTTGTATTTGGCCGTGACGGTAGCCGATCCTTCGCCGACCAGCGTGAGCAAGCCATCCGATACGGTCAATACATTTCCATTGGAGCTGCTCCATTCGGCATCGTCCGTCACGTCGTTCACAGCCGTTTCCGAAGCACCGCCTGAAGCGGTCGCCGTGACCTGCAGCAGGCTCCCGCTATCGCCCAGCTTGTAGCTGCCGGTGCCCTCATGTTCAAGCTTCAGATTTTTATAAGGATAGGATACGGAGACCTCAATGGTTGCCAGCGAATTATTATATGTAGCCTTAACGATGGCGCTGCCGCTGCCTTTGGGCGTCAGCAGACCGCCGGATACGGTCACCACGCCGGAATCGGACGATGTCCAGACGGCGGCCGCCGTAATGTCCTTCTTGGAGGAGCTTCCTTCCACCGCAGCGAGTACCTTCAGCTGCTTTGGCGTTTGGCCGACTGTCAATTCAACTTTGGACGCGTTGTCGAATTCGATGCTATTAACGTCGCCGGCAGCGGCCCCTGCAGTCCCCGTCGGGAACAGGATTGAAACGAAAAGGGTGATAAGCAGAACCCAATGAGTCATTTTCTTGTTCGATAACATGGTAGGTCTCCTTTGGTTATGAATAGTTGCACAGGTTTCTCCAAACCCTTCCAAGTATATCGACAATCCTGTCCGAAATCATTACCCTCATTGGAAAAAAATTCATAAAAAAGCAAGGGTCCCATCCTCAGGAGAATGAAACCCTCGAGCAGGCAGCGGCGGCTTAACTAAAGCTGCGTTAGGGCTTCCCCGGCTGCGCCGACCAGTTCGCCCCTGCACTCATTCACACCGGCTTCGGTTATCTTCACCTGGCAGAGCTGGCCCTGCAGCTCATCGCCACCTTCAAACAGCACCTGCATGTAGTTGTCGCTGAAGCCGTGCTGGACATCCCGTCCGGGCGCGCCTTTCGCCGATCTCTCCGGAATGACGCCGACCGTGCGTCCGATGAATCTGCGGGCATACGCCAGCTGCATTTCCTCGGACAAGTCGATCAGCTGCTGCACACGTTCGTTCTTAATCTCCTCATCCACCTGATCCTCCATACGGGCCGCTGGCGTACCCGTACGTTTCGAATAAGGGAACACATGCATTTCCGAATAATCGACCGCCTTCATAAAATCATACCCTGCCCGGAACATCTCGTCCGTCTCTCCCGGGAAGCCGACGATAACGTCGGTGGTGATGGCAACATCCGGCATCGCCTGGCGGATCAGCTGCATTTTGGCAAAATACTCTTCGGTCGTATATTTCCGGCGCATCCGTTTCAGCACTTCATTGTGTCCGGCCTGCAGCGGGATGTGCAGATGACGGCACATTTTGGACGAGCGGTTCAGCACATCCAGCAGCTTATCGTCGATCTGGCTCGCTTCAATCGAGCTGATGCGCACGCGTTCCAGGCCGTCCACCTTGTCCAGCTCCCAAAGCAGGTTGGCGAGACGGTAATTGTCGAGATCGTCGCCGTAGCCGCCGGTATGGATGCCGGTCAGCACGATTTCCTTGTACCCGGCCCCCACCAGCTGATGCGCCTGCTTCACGATGGCTTTCGGATCGCGGCTGCGGGACAGTCCACGCGACCACGGAATGATGCAGAAGGTGCAGAAGTTATTGCAGCCGTCCTGAATCTTGAGAAAAGCCCGCGTCCGCTCCGCAAAGCCCGGCACGTCGAGTTCCTCGAACTCCCGCGTCTTCATGATGTTCCGGACGGCGTTGACGGGCTGCCGCGATTCCCGGATGCTGTTCACATGACGGATGATCTGGTCGCGGTCCTGGTTGCCGATGACCAGATCAACGCCGGGAATGTCCAGAATCTCGCCCGGAGAGGTCTGCGCGTAGCAGCCGGTAACGGCCACAATCGCATCCGGATTGCGCCGGACGGCGCGGCGGATCATTTGCCGGCTTTTTTTATCCCCAGTATTGGTAACCGTGCAGGTATTAATCAGATAAACATCCGCCTGCCCCTCGAAGTCCACTTGCTCGTAGCCTTCCTGTTTGAAGAGCTGCCAGATGCCTTCGGTATCGTAAAAGTTGACTTTACAGCCTAAAGTATAAAATGCAACGGATGGCATGTTTCAAGCTTCCCCCATTTCTCCGGTTTCATATAAAATGCATGCGGCGGCCACCATGCCTGCCGTTTCGCAGCGCAGAATGCGCTTGCCCAGACCGACGGACACCGCGCCCGCCTCTTCGGCCTCCCGGCATTCGTTCTCGCTAAAGCCCCCCTCGGGTCCGACAATGACCAATACTGAGGCTTTATCTGCGGTTCCAAGCTGGGCGGCCCACGGTGCAACCGCAGAGCGCAGCTGGAGCCCTTCTTCTTTCTCGTAGCAGAAATAGACCGCATCATAGCGATTTACAGCTTTCAGTAACTGCTTCCAGGGCAGCGGCGCGGCTACTTCCGGAACGATGTTCCGATGCGCCTGCTCTGCGGCTTCCTTGGCGATTTTGCGCCAGCGCTCCAGCCGCTTGCTCTCCTTGCGTTCATCGTACTGCACAATGGTGCGCTCGGACAAAAAGGGCAGGAAAGCCGCCGCGCCGATCTCGGTGCATTTTTGAATGACGATTTCCATCTTGTCGCCCTTGGGCAGACTCTGGGCCACCGTAATCTTGACACGCGGTTCCTGCGTCATCGGCATGTTCTCTATAATGGAGACGGTGACGACGCCTTCGCCGATCAATGCGATTTCGGCCAGCGCCTCACGGGACACGCCGTCGCTTACAATCAGCTTGTCCCCGGCTTTGCCGCGCATCACTCTGGCGATATGACGGGCATCCTCGCCGCCGATGGATACGCTGCCTTCTCCGAAATTTTCTGGAGATACGAAGTATCGCTGCATGCTTATCAACATCCTGTTCTGTATTTAGAGCTTATTCATTCTTCTATTTCAGGCGAAAACGGCGGTGTCCCTCGCCTACCGGGCCCTGCCGCCGTTTCCATTCAATCACGTTCCATCATACAACGTTTGTTACATGATGAACAGTCCTGCAGATTCATTTACTTAAAAAGCTGAAGAAAAAAATTAAAAGTATCCGATCGCATCATATATGCCCACATGCTCAAAGGTGTGATCGTACGCGCCTGAAGCGCGGGAATAAATACGATCAGCATGAACAAGAACATCGCCCACTGCTCGAACCGCTGCAGTCTCCCCAGTATGGAACGCGGTGCGAGATCCTCAACAATACGGTAGCCGTCCAGCGGCGGCAGCGGGATCAAATTAAACAGAAACAGGAAGAAGTTCCAGAAAGTGAATAAACTTAAAAACAGCTGTGCAGCTTCCTCCCCCTTACCCGCCGGATTGGCGTTAAAGACACCTGTCGCGATCAGCACCCCATAGATCAGACAGCCAATAATCGCCAGCAGCAGATTGCTGACTGGCCCGGCGAGGGACACGATGATCCCCATCAGACGCGGACGGCTGAAATTATCGCGGTTGACCGGAACCGGCCGCGCCCAGCCAAAGCCCGCGATCAGCAGGAGAAGAATGCCGAAAAAATCGAAATGCACCGCCGGATTCAATGTCATGCGTCCCAGCAGGCGGGCGGTTGGGTCACCGAACTTGTTGGCAAAATAAGCGTGGCTGAACTCATGCACCGTAAAGGCAATCAAAATCGTTACCAGAAAAAAAGGCAGCTCATCCAGCCGCATACGAATAATATTTTGCAAAAAATCCATCTTTACCTCTTTCCGGCTGTGAACGCCACCCAATCTTCTTCTTTCGTTACTTCCTTAATTTCAAATCCGGATGCCAGCAGAGCCTTCCTTACCAGTCCTTCTTTATCTTTATAAATGCCGGATGTGATATAGATTCCGCCGGGCTGGAGGGCCCG includes these proteins:
- a CDS encoding Na/Pi cotransporter family protein — its product is MMRDVLFPVLYGIIIFLAGMKLMETALSKLAGPLLTGVLNKATATPLMGMVSSSLLTAILQSSTAVTVLSIGMVNAGLLTYARTLGIILGSNIGTCLTTELIGLQIGRFAAPLLAASLALWAAAVTLGELQPYRLRLAEAGRRIAQPLQFASLAIAGFALVLWGISVMQSIGPALHKSGLFGWFLNRAAENALWGFAAGACLTALVHSSSAVIGMAMGVAASGALPPELGIAIVLGANVGTCVTAVIASIGGSPSGVFVAWSHVALNVGGAILFLPLTGLIQETAAWIGGGPASQIAHAQTLFNVACSLLALPFCYLPVWSRLERRLQ
- the mtaB gene encoding tRNA (N(6)-L-threonylcarbamoyladenosine(37)-C(2))-methylthiotransferase MtaB; this encodes MPSVAFYTLGCKVNFYDTEGIWQLFKQEGYEQVDFEGQADVYLINTCTVTNTGDKKSRQMIRRAVRRNPDAIVAVTGCYAQTSPGEILDIPGVDLVIGNQDRDQIIRHVNSIRESRQPVNAVRNIMKTREFEELDVPGFAERTRAFLKIQDGCNNFCTFCIIPWSRGLSRSRDPKAIVKQAHQLVGAGYKEIVLTGIHTGGYGDDLDNYRLANLLWELDKVDGLERVRISSIEASQIDDKLLDVLNRSSKMCRHLHIPLQAGHNEVLKRMRRKYTTEEYFAKMQLIRQAMPDVAITTDVIVGFPGETDEMFRAGYDFMKAVDYSEMHVFPYSKRTGTPAARMEDQVDEEIKNERVQQLIDLSEEMQLAYARRFIGRTVGVIPERSAKGAPGRDVQHGFSDNYMQVLFEGGDELQGQLCQVKITEAGVNECRGELVGAAGEALTQL
- a CDS encoding RsmE family RNA methyltransferase, translated to MQRYFVSPENFGEGSVSIGGEDARHIARVMRGKAGDKLIVSDGVSREALAEIALIGEGVVTVSIIENMPMTQEPRVKITVAQSLPKGDKMEIVIQKCTEIGAAAFLPFLSERTIVQYDERKESKRLERWRKIAKEAAEQAHRNIVPEVAAPLPWKQLLKAVNRYDAVYFCYEKEEGLQLRSAVAPWAAQLGTADKASVLVIVGPEGGFSENECREAEEAGAVSVGLGKRILRCETAGMVAAACILYETGEMGEA
- a CDS encoding site-2 protease family protein — its product is MDFLQNIIRMRLDELPFFLVTILIAFTVHEFSHAYFANKFGDPTARLLGRMTLNPAVHFDFFGILLLLIAGFGWARPVPVNRDNFSRPRLMGIIVSLAGPVSNLLLAIIGCLIYGVLIATGVFNANPAGKGEEAAQLFLSLFTFWNFFLFLFNLIPLPPLDGYRIVEDLAPRSILGRLQRFEQWAMFLFMLIVFIPALQARTITPLSMWAYMMRSDTFNFFLQLFK
- a CDS encoding Ig-like domain-containing protein; its protein translation is MLSNKKMTHWVLLITLFVSILFPTGTAGAAAGDVNSIEFDNASKVELTVGQTPKQLKVLAAVEGSSSKKDITAAAVWTSSDSGVVTVSGGLLTPKGSGSAIVKATYNNSLATIEVSVSYPYKNLKLEHEGTGSYKLGDSGSLLQVTATASGGASETAVNDVTDDAEWSSSNGNVLTVSDGLLTLVGEGSATVTAKYKGLTASFKATVVLPYSGLEIRSGGAAVDELEMLIGDDAVSLSAYTKASEQSDVKNVTADANWTSSNTSAVTVENGAMKAIGIGKATIKANYLGVSQSVDVYVRAPYEALLLTPSGDQTLFIGETLKMKAEVRNAANSTIDVTSDANFSLDNKLTAALSTGAETVITAKAAGTSPVKAEYKGSSKSFKLTVYPTLSAMKADSTKLELYTGDTAGLPKVSGTKLDESTVDISQEIEWTSANEDIAMIKDGKISAVSAGTVHLTGKWKEAQTVSSKADIRSKSVDVVLTVKDKVLVLIGPEDNLGLVTGEEAQLPEVNAVMENGDEKDVTDEIAWTLSGSNAVIKQTSSGKVIKGLVKGSATLKGTYSNKSISIPVKIEQKIVKITVDPAVLEMNIKNTKSIKATGYTAAGKTVNLSSGMNWTSSDTNVASVKGTSVKALTEGSAVLSGSYQGISVTVKVSVVPKLTKLKVSESQIKLSPGSTATVSVTAEYDTGKTANVTGSVVWTSSKPSVASISQSGGIAANSKGTAFLKGKFGGKTVSVTVTVK